A section of the Salvelinus fontinalis isolate EN_2023a chromosome 33, ASM2944872v1, whole genome shotgun sequence genome encodes:
- the si:ch211-132b12.7 gene encoding CLOCK-interacting pacemaker has protein sequence MPLEQACLSGREPRASSKNSEDRSNTATLLASRSTADTESNRRGSRCGSEKDSGYSDNNSCTDWLHVDRENQGSSVSEPREGEGLQSQVKPEQAPLQGNHILVPSPGSPDLTPIFIIKNVVLKQVKEVGGRLENGSDHHLQNQLNWENRGGSSNDSGPCHVILVQQPSEASASPASPKPNRTQSWRSDSTAMKTKSRTYLPILKSYPRIAPHPSKKPSDKTPVDPHGKGTGREDQSQDKRMCTEDKRDEVSTTTHLLTPSRKHVRKQPDPKRSLSHWRSPASSSHSPSPLSPSTLSSFVSRSMSSSDTTTASSYSSSGGSSPLSARRSPRRHGPGLSLFSAARDRRFLNTVGILSQSGLLDITLRTQDLLRQSNATDRDIAQLRQHTQLLYQAANHHNNNPYNSDPDNNDPNANTANAGWERIHQAMAQSGCYPSLKNLGSEEDHNTYSPEPGVGGDASFKRDSVDPNIATHTHNGVEAPAQPSPLLAPMSDLLPQYCPVSLSQHSPVSVTTSRSHSGQASAKPPETVTTMPPDSSTHGGLL, from the exons ATGCCTCTGGAACAGGCTTGTCTAAGTGGGCGAGAGCCACGTGCATCCAGTAAGAATTCCGAAGACAGGAGCAACACTGCCACCCTGCTGGCCTCAAGGAGTACTGCAGACACAGAGTCCAACAGAAGAGGCTCTCGCTGCGGCTCTGAAAAAGATTCTGGATATTCGG acaacaACAGCTGCACAGACTGGCTCCATGTGGATAGAGAGAACCAGGGCAGCAGCGTGAGTGAGCCCAGGGAAGGGGAGGGTCTTCAGAGCCAGGTCAAGCCCGAGCAGGCCCCTCTCCAGGGGAATCACATCCTGGTCCCCAGCCCCGGAAGCCCTGACCTCACCCCCATCTTCATCATCAAGAACGTGGTGCTCAAACAGGTGAAAGAGGTGGgaggcaggcttgag aatggCTCAGACCATCACCTCCAGAACCAGCTAAActgggagaacagaggaggaagcTCCAATGACTCTGGCCCCTGTCATGTGATCCTGGTTCAGCAGCCCAGTGAAGCCTCGGCCTCACCCGCATCCCCAAAGCCCAACAGAACACAGTCCTGGAGATCTGACAGCACAGCTATGAAAACAAAAAGCAGAACCTACCTGCCCATTCTTAAGTCCTACCCTCGTATCGCTCCCCATCCCAGTAAGAAGCCATCTGACAAGACCCCAGTGGACCCCCATGGTAAGGGGACTGGCAGGGAGGACCAAAGCCAGGACAAGAGGATGTGTACAGAGGACAAGAGGGATGAGGTGTCCACTACTACTCACTTACTGACACCATCCAGAAAACATGTCCGCAAGCAGCCAGACCCCAAGAGAAGCCTGTCCCACTGGAGgagccctgcctcctcctcccactcccccagccccctctctccctccacactttCCAGCTTTGTCTCCCGCTCTATGTCCAGCTCCGACACCACCACtgcctcctcctactcctcttccGGTGGCTCCTCTCCCCTCTCGGCCAGGAGGTCGCCCCGCAGGCATGGTCCAGGCCTGTCCCTGTTCAGTGCGGCGCGTGACAGGCGCTTCCTGAACACGGTGGGCATCCTAAGCCAGTCAGGCCTGCTTGACATCACGCTGCGCACCCAGGACCTCCTCCGCCAGAGCAACGCCACAGACCGAGACATCGCCCAGCTCCGCCAGCACACACAGCTGCTGTACCAGGCTgccaaccaccacaacaacaacccctATAACAGTGACCCTGATAATAACGACCCCAATGCCAACACAGCCAACGCGGGCTGGGAGAGGATACACCAGGCTATGGCTCAGTCAGGCTGCTACCCCAGCCTCAAGAACCTGGGGAGTGAAGAGGATCACAACACTTATAGTCCAGAGCCAGGAGTGGGAGGGGACGCCAGTTTCAAGAGAGATTCAGTTGACCCTAATATTGCCACTCATACCCACAATGGGGTGGAGGCCCCGGCCCAACCCTCGCCCCTCCTGGCCCCCATGTCAGATCTGCTCCCACAGTACTGCCCTGTTTCCCTGTCACAGCATTCTCCAGTCAGCGTCACCACGTCCCGCTCTCACTCTGGGCAGGCCAGTGCCAAACCCCCTGAGACAGTCACCACCATGCCCCCTGACAGTTCCACCCATGGTGGTCTTCTCTAG